The DNA segment AAAGAGCAAAATCAATATTGGATGATCGAAACAATTGAGGAGCAGTTAAAATCTCGATTTTATCAAAATTCAGTAATCAAATCATTGTTAGAGGAGAATAAAAAAGCGGTGCTAAACAATGAAATATCACCATTTGCAGCCGCTCAATTAATTTTGGAAAAATATTTCGGCGAAAGTCAAACTCCCAATTAGTCTTGGATTATTCTTCGTATAACTTCACTTCACGATCGTAAAAATCATTTGCAAGTGAAATTAGCATTTCCATTTCTTCATTTAATTCTCCTTCGTCAAGATCTTCTGCTTCTTCAAGAAATTCCACTTCGTCATCTTTTAGATTGATGATAAATCGTGGATAATCAAGGTGAATAACAAAAATATCATCTGGAAAATCTGTATTGTCTGCAAGTAAAAATTTAGGTAAATCCATAGTATTATTAAGAATTAAGTATAGGTTGAATTGTGTTTCTTAAGATCAATTTTTTGGTCAGTTTTGTAAAGCGAATATACAAAAATATTGCCGCCGCTGTTAGTCCAACTAGAAGTCCTATCCAAACTCCTACGGCTCCCAAATCTGTATAAATTCCCAAGTAAAACGAAATCGGAAATCCTAAAACCCAGTAAGCAACAAAGGTCATATACATCGGAACTTTCACGTCTTGCAATCCGCGCAAAGCACCCAAAACTACCACTTGAATTCCGTCCGAGATTTGGAAAATCGCCGCAATGATCAATAATTTGGAAGCAATTCCCACCACTTCGGCGTTGGTCAGTCCTTCCTGTAAGTCGTTTGGATTTAGGAATAAAATTGGTAATACTTTGTGGAATGCGATAAAAAGTCCCGCGAACAGAAATTCAATCATTATTGCGAGTAAAAATATTGATCGAGAAACAATTAGCAGTTTTTTATAATCACCAAGTCCCTTCTGATTGCTCACGCGAATCATCGCGGTTACACTCAATCCCATCGCAAACATAAATGTCAATGATGCCAAGCTTAAAGCCACCTGATTTGCCGCCTGACTACTTGCGCCAATTGTTCCACAGAGCCAAACCGATGCAGTAAACAATGCCACTTCAAATAGCATTTGCATTGCCGAAGGCGCTCCAATACTGGCGATTTTTCTGAAAAGTTCCTTACTAATAGTTGATATTTTGAAGCCAGTAAAATATTCTTTGAGTTTTGGATTTTTGGAAAGAATCACGTGCATAAAAATTACCATTAAGATTCGCGAGATTACCGTACCAACCGCGGCACCGAGAATTCCCATTTTTGGAAAAATCCAAATTCCATAAATTAATAAGTAGTTCAAGATTACGTGAATCACATTCGCCATAATCATCGCATACATCGAATATTTTGTTAGCGATAATCCATCGGCAAATTGTTTATATCCTTGATAAATCACAAGAGGAATCAACGAAAATCCTACCAAATCTAGATATGGCATCGCCATAGCAGTCACTTCTTCGGGCTGATTTAGTAATCCCATCAGAGGTTTTGCAAGAAGCATAATTGCAAAAAGTCCAAAACCTAGCGCGATACAAAGCATCATTCCGTGGTGGAAAGCAGCTCTTACTTTACTGGTGTTTTTGGCAGCATCCGCTTCGGCAATTATCGGAGTAATCGCAGTGGAAAAACCAATCCCTACAGACATCGCTATAAATACCATACTATTTCCGAGCGAGACCGCGGCAAGTTCATTACTTCCTAGGCTTCCCACCATTATATTATCCACTATCCCAATAAGTGTATGCCCAAGCATTCCTAATATTATAGGATACGCAAGTTTAAGATTATAGGAGAACTCTTTTGTGTATGTTTTAAAATTCAAAGTCCAAATTTTTAGCGTGCAAAGGTACAGAAGCCGCGAGAAAAATTTTACGCTAAAATCACAAATATTCAGATATATTTGATATTCAAGCTCTTGGCCGTTCAGCCCCCGTATTTACTGAAAAAAATAGTATTTAAATGTAAACGAATCGACGAATAACGTAAAAAAATGAATGTATTGGTTGTATATATTTGCATCAAATTAAACGAACAAATAACAAACATTCATTCCCTATGAAATTTACAGCAAAATTAAAAGGTGCTTTATTAGCAATAGCAGCAGTTGCAATTGGCGGAACTGCACAAGCTCAAGAATCAACTTATAATCAAAACTTCAAACTTGGAGTTGGTGTTAACGCTGGAATAATGACAGATGACGCTTACGATTTCGCTCTTGGAGCAGATGTTCGTTTGCAGTACAATTTTTCTAGAAGAACATCACTTACACTTACAACTGGTTTTACAAATCTATTTGTAGACAAATTTGAGCGTTTTGATAACCAAAATTTACCTGCAAATGCCGAATTTAAAGACCTTGGCTTCATCCCAGTAAAAGGTGGATTCAAAATTTTCTGGTGGGAAGATCAGTGGTACGCAATGGCCGAAGCTGGAATCGCAATTCCTGTAACAAATGATTACAGTGATAGAGTAGGAAATAGTTTGATCCTTTCTCCATCTATTGGACACGCAACAAAATATGTAGATTTATCATTAAGATATGAGCACTACACAGATTTCCCAACTAGAGATGGTGGAAATGGTGTAGGACAAGTAGCACTAAGATTAGCTTACGGTTTCAAACTATAAGCACAATAAAACCAAATAACCAACCGATTACAACCAAAACCAAATAGATTACTCTAACCAAATAATCTAAAACCCAAAACGCCACTTAACTTTTTGCTAAGTGGCGTTTTTTATTATTCCTCACTTTCCAGTTGCCTTCTGTACATAGCGATATTATCCTGAACTTTCTCGTCCAACTCCGGATATTCCATATCCTTATATTTCTTCAATTCCTCCAAAATCACCTTCCCTACAATATACCTGCTCATTTCCTTATCGTCTGCCGGAATGGCATACCATGGCGCAGATTCAGTGGTGGTTTTGTTAATTGCATCTTCATAGCAGTGCATATATTCATCCCATAATTTGCGTTCTTTAAGATCGCCAGTAGAGAATTTCCAATTGTGTTTCTGTTTCTCAAGCCTACGCAAAAGCCTTTGTCGCTGCTCCTCCTTGCTCAAATTCATATAAAACTTAAGAATAATCATCCCGCTATTTTTCAGATGATTTTCAAAACTATTAATATCTGCCATCCGCCTTTCCCAAAAATTGGCATCCACATCATCCACCGACAAAATAGTTGGCAAATTTTCATTGAGCAAATACTCCGGATGCACGCGCGTTACCAATACATTTTCATAGTGCGACCTATTAAAAACCGCAATTTTTCCCTTTTCAGGAAGTGCGATATAATGACGCCACAAATAGTCGTGCTCCAGCTCAGTACTAGTGGGCGTTTTAAAGCTTTCTACGATAACTCCACGCGGATTTGTTTCCTTAAAAACCTCTCGTATCAAGCTATCTTTGCCCGAAGTGTCCATTCCCTGCAGCACAATTAATACCGAATATTTGTTGTGCGCATACATTTGCTCCTGCAGCTTTTTAAGCTTATTTCGCACCTTATTGA comes from the Flavobacterium ardleyense genome and includes:
- a CDS encoding MATE family efflux transporter, yielding MNFKTYTKEFSYNLKLAYPIILGMLGHTLIGIVDNIMVGSLGSNELAAVSLGNSMVFIAMSVGIGFSTAITPIIAEADAAKNTSKVRAAFHHGMMLCIALGFGLFAIMLLAKPLMGLLNQPEEVTAMAMPYLDLVGFSLIPLVIYQGYKQFADGLSLTKYSMYAMIMANVIHVILNYLLIYGIWIFPKMGILGAAVGTVISRILMVIFMHVILSKNPKLKEYFTGFKISTISKELFRKIASIGAPSAMQMLFEVALFTASVWLCGTIGASSQAANQVALSLASLTFMFAMGLSVTAMIRVSNQKGLGDYKKLLIVSRSIFLLAIMIEFLFAGLFIAFHKVLPILFLNPNDLQEGLTNAEVVGIASKLLIIAAIFQISDGIQVVVLGALRGLQDVKVPMYMTFVAYWVLGFPISFYLGIYTDLGAVGVWIGLLVGLTAAAIFLYIRFTKLTKKLILRNTIQPILNS
- a CDS encoding PPK2 family polyphosphate kinase, whose amino-acid sequence is MEDVNIENFKVKLPFRLVDYPTLIESEKNTDDKEKALNKVRNKLKKLQEQMYAHNKYSVLIVLQGMDTSGKDSLIREVFKETNPRGVIVESFKTPTSTELEHDYLWRHYIALPEKGKIAVFNRSHYENVLVTRVHPEYLLNENLPTILSVDDVDANFWERRMADINSFENHLKNSGMIILKFYMNLSKEEQRQRLLRRLEKQKHNWKFSTGDLKERKLWDEYMHCYEDAINKTTTESAPWYAIPADDKEMSRYIVGKVILEELKKYKDMEYPELDEKVQDNIAMYRRQLESEE